The Bacteroides fragilis NCTC 9343 genome includes the window TCGACTTACAAATTATATTTTTAATTCTGATCGTAGTTAAATCAACGGGTTACTTCCAAATACTTCACCCATAATTTACTTCCATCAGCTCCCATAAACTGATCTCCTTTTTTACTTGAAGAACAAACGATAGCTAACTTATACTTCTTCTTAGTAGGATCAAAACTTCCATTTCCTGTTTCTTTAAAAGGAATGGTTAAAGTCACATAATCAGCTTTAGCGGAACCATCTTCCAGTACAGCTTTCATAATCACTTTATTAGAAGTATTAATATTTGTACCATCCAAAGTCTCAGCATACGAGTCTACTTCATAAAGATAAGCATTGATCGAACATTCATCTTTTTCATTAGGCACAACCTCTGTATCATTCGCATTATTCTTCACTACGGTTTTATAAAATGTTGTTCCCGGAGTATACTTATAAGTAATCTTGAAATTGACAGGTTTCACACGGTAAGGCACACCAAAATGAGTACTCTTCAGCGTGTTAGTGATATCAACCTTAAATTCTCCCAAGAACATCGTTCCAGCAGTTACTCCCGGAACCAAAGTACTTGGTAATGTAGCACTTACTGTACGAGAAGTAGTAATTTCAGCAGCGTTATCACTTGCTTTTACCACAGGAGTTGGTACATCTATCCCAAACATAGGGAAGAAAGCAGCTGCTAAATTAGATGTAGTCAGACCATTAGGTTTTTCAAAATCACCGTCAGCAACCCAAGTTGCCATATCGTACACAGGATTCAATTCTGCAATACGAACCATTTTCAACATTTTCTTTGACGGATAACGAATATCTTCCGGAGTTACATGATAACCTACATAATAATTTTCCTTCAATTGAGAAAAATCAATAGCTGTATTGGGTTCCACTGCACTAACTTTCTTATTTCTATTATCATAAATAATAATAGAATCCAAGACTGCGGTAGCAGGAATTTCGATTTTAGGAATAAACACTAATTGATCATCCGGAGTCGATTCCCAAACTTTAAAGGTATAAGTATTTCCAGATACTGTAACTCCTTCTGCAACAGCATCACCTGTTACAGTAATCGTTGCCTTCGTATCTGTTGATTCTTCTACTATATTACCACTGAAGTCTACCCCTACAGTCAATCCGGCAGTAACAGCATTTACATTCAGGCTCAGCTCCATTTTCTCACCAATAATAGTACCATTTGCATCAATCAATACTTTGCCAACAGCTTCCAATGTCATTTCCTGACTCTTTGTCTTAAAACCATAGATCGGTTTACCATCTTGTTCACCTCTATGACGTACAGCAACAGTATCTAATGAGATATCACCTAATTTCAATCCCTGGAATGCGAAATCATTAATTTTCAACTTAATAGCAGAGGTATCTTTACTTACTACAGAAGTATAAACCCTCTGTTCCATCTCAATAGGAGTCGGAATATTAGACACATTAATGGTCATCTTGCCTTTGAAAGTTTTTCCAGTAAGTCCCGCTTTCTTCGCATTAATGCTGTCACCTTTAATTTCAGTAGCTGTAATACTTGCAGTCAGTACACCTTCATCTACCACTCCTTCAAAAGTAACATCATAACCAACTACTGCATTAGATACTTTTCCACTCAACTTACTAATATATGCACTACGAGTAGTTGCTTCAAATTCTGCATTGGGTATAGAAAACTCCTTTACATCCGGAATTATATTCAGCAACTTTATAGTAAGCGATTTATCATCCTGTTGTACCAAGTCAATTTGTGCATCACCCGATACTGCCTCTCCACCTAATGTAACCTTTACCTTATCACCAGTATATTGAGCTACTACATCTTCTACCACAGGAGGAATTTCCTTCTCATCATCCTTACAAGATGATAAAAAGCCTAACATGCACATAAGAGCGCAAGATAAATACAATAAATTTTTCTTCATAAATTAATCACGTTTAGTTAGTAATTTTTAATTTTCATTCTAAAACGGAGCAAAGTAACAGCTTTATTTCCATCCAAACAAGGTCTATCTTACGTATTTTATGTTCTAAATTTAAGATTAAGTTGGTTATCGAGCGAAATCGTATTAAAAAAAAATTAATCTATGATTCGAATCGAGCAAATATAATATATCTCCATCATCATCTTTAATAAGATA containing:
- a CDS encoding PCMD domain-containing protein; translated protein: MKKNLLYLSCALMCMLGFLSSCKDDEKEIPPVVEDVVAQYTGDKVKVTLGGEAVSGDAQIDLVQQDDKSLTIKLLNIIPDVKEFSIPNAEFEATTRSAYISKLSGKVSNAVVGYDVTFEGVVDEGVLTASITATEIKGDSINAKKAGLTGKTFKGKMTINVSNIPTPIEMEQRVYTSVVSKDTSAIKLKINDFAFQGLKLGDISLDTVAVRHRGEQDGKPIYGFKTKSQEMTLEAVGKVLIDANGTIIGEKMELSLNVNAVTAGLTVGVDFSGNIVEESTDTKATITVTGDAVAEGVTVSGNTYTFKVWESTPDDQLVFIPKIEIPATAVLDSIIIYDNRNKKVSAVEPNTAIDFSQLKENYYVGYHVTPEDIRYPSKKMLKMVRIAELNPVYDMATWVADGDFEKPNGLTTSNLAAAFFPMFGIDVPTPVVKASDNAAEITTSRTVSATLPSTLVPGVTAGTMFLGEFKVDITNTLKSTHFGVPYRVKPVNFKITYKYTPGTTFYKTVVKNNANDTEVVPNEKDECSINAYLYEVDSYAETLDGTNINTSNKVIMKAVLEDGSAKADYVTLTIPFKETGNGSFDPTKKKYKLAIVCSSSKKGDQFMGADGSKLWVKYLEVTR